From one Pontibacillus sp. HMF3514 genomic stretch:
- a CDS encoding response regulator transcription factor translates to MNATVGIVEDDQHIRELVEAYLQKEGYETIAIDTAEKAWDLWQESPPDIFVLDIMLPGMNGYEFCTRIRQESDVPIIIISARDEEVDKVLGLELGSDDYLTKPFSPRELVARVNRMAKRWEKYQKSTPEENGDQDTLKNGDVSLSLKERRVFLQGKEVETTSKEFHMLEILMQEPNRAFSRDELLNRVWGDDYFGSDRAVDDLVKRLRKKLPDVQIETVWGYGYRLRDRED, encoded by the coding sequence ATGAACGCAACTGTAGGGATTGTAGAAGACGATCAGCACATACGTGAACTTGTTGAAGCGTACTTACAAAAAGAAGGATATGAAACGATAGCGATTGATACAGCTGAAAAAGCATGGGATTTATGGCAGGAGAGTCCTCCCGATATATTTGTGCTCGATATTATGCTACCTGGGATGAATGGGTATGAATTCTGCACCAGGATCCGCCAAGAATCGGATGTTCCAATCATTATTATATCCGCACGAGATGAAGAAGTGGATAAGGTTCTTGGCTTAGAACTTGGTAGTGATGATTACTTAACGAAACCATTTAGTCCGAGAGAGCTCGTTGCTCGCGTGAATCGGATGGCAAAGAGGTGGGAAAAGTATCAAAAATCCACTCCAGAAGAAAACGGAGATCAGGATACATTAAAGAATGGAGATGTTTCGCTTTCATTAAAAGAACGCCGTGTATTTTTGCAAGGGAAAGAAGTTGAGACGACATCGAAAGAGTTTCATATGCTTGAAATTTTAATGCAAGAACCGAACCGTGCCTTTTCAAGAGATGAACTGCTCAATCGTGTTTGGGGAGATGATTACTTTGGAAGTGACAGGGCTGTGGATGACCTGGTCAAAAGACTTCGTAAAAAACTCCCTGATGTTCAAATTGAAACCGTATGGGGCTATGGCTATCGTCTAAGAGATCGTGAGGACTAA
- a CDS encoding SDR family oxidoreductase, whose product MNIFLTGATGFLGGKLIHHLIEDDENHLFVLARNITKAEALRSTLSPENQKRITFIKGDITAEQCELAEEDLLKLKNNVDMVYHLAALVKFDVELRDELFQINYEGTKHVLELANQCGAKSFFHISTAYTVGKNEIGREELYPLDNEWNNPYEESKAKAEHLVFSYKDEMDVSIFRPAIIVGDSKTGEADSHFTLYGFMRALELFKRRALRKAKGEAQRYRLVASKKGTSNFVPVDYVADILALASKKAQKNTIYNITNPNPPTNQEVLSMLKDALDFEQLSVVEDHKQYELSPEEQQLNQMIQVFLVYLETHITFQDENTQALLRDTNIEHLNMPPETVRMIVEAYK is encoded by the coding sequence TTGAACATCTTTTTGACTGGAGCTACAGGTTTTTTAGGTGGAAAATTGATTCATCATCTGATAGAAGATGATGAGAATCATCTATTTGTATTAGCTCGAAATATAACAAAAGCAGAAGCGCTTCGTTCAACGCTTTCTCCTGAAAACCAGAAACGCATCACGTTTATTAAAGGAGACATCACAGCCGAACAATGTGAATTAGCAGAAGAAGATTTGCTTAAGCTAAAAAACAACGTAGATATGGTCTATCATTTAGCTGCTCTCGTGAAGTTTGATGTGGAATTAAGAGATGAATTGTTTCAAATCAACTATGAAGGAACAAAACATGTACTCGAACTCGCCAATCAATGCGGGGCAAAATCATTTTTCCACATTAGCACTGCCTACACCGTTGGCAAAAATGAAATAGGCAGAGAAGAGTTATATCCATTAGACAATGAGTGGAATAACCCTTATGAAGAAAGTAAAGCGAAAGCTGAGCACCTGGTATTCTCTTATAAAGATGAAATGGACGTCTCGATTTTCAGACCTGCCATCATTGTCGGCGACTCAAAAACGGGGGAAGCTGACTCCCACTTCACACTTTATGGATTTATGCGAGCTCTTGAGCTATTTAAAAGACGAGCTCTACGCAAGGCAAAAGGTGAGGCTCAGCGTTATCGTTTAGTAGCGTCAAAAAAGGGAACATCTAATTTCGTTCCGGTTGATTATGTGGCAGATATTCTTGCTTTAGCTTCTAAAAAGGCACAGAAGAATACGATTTATAACATCACAAACCCAAATCCGCCTACAAACCAAGAGGTTCTTTCTATGTTAAAGGATGCGCTAGACTTTGAGCAGCTATCGGTGGTAGAGGATCACAAACAGTATGAGCTGAGTCCTGAAGAACAACAGCTCAACCAGATGATACAAGTATTCCTGGTCTATCTGGAAACGCATATCACGTTCCAGGATGAGAACACACAAGCCTTGTTACGCGATACAAATATTGAGCACTTGAACATGCCACCCGAAACGGTTCGGATGATTGTAGAGGCTTATAAGTAA
- a CDS encoding sodium:alanine symporter family protein has product MFLDFLNNVNGFIWTYIIISVLLGLGLYFSIQTKFVQFRLFGDMFRTLFEKESFSKQQKGTSAFQAFTISTASRVGTGNLGGVATAIAAGGPGAVFWMWVIALLGSATSFIESTLAQVYKIPDKQDGYRGGPAYYMEKGLKNRKLGVAFAVSIIFTYGLVFSSVQSNTIRLAFEDSFDVQKGVMAVVLTALSALVIFGGLKRIARVTQVVVPIMAVIYLIFAFGILLFNLTEIPSLINLIVQNAFGIREIAGGGFGAAIMMGIKRGLFSNEAGMGSAPNAAATAEVSHPVKQGLIQTLGVFTDTIIICSATAFIILLSGDPSEYMNTDLESIQLTQNAFAGHLGDWAGIFVAIAIFLFAFSSIIGNYYYGETNMQFIKNSRLNLNVYRVAVLAMVVFGAMAQMSLVWALADLSMAIMALINLYAITRLLKVLKVVLADYMKKRKTNDKTKFSKEDIEDQSGIEMW; this is encoded by the coding sequence ATGTTTTTAGATTTCCTAAATAACGTAAATGGTTTTATTTGGACATACATTATCATTTCCGTATTACTGGGCTTAGGTTTGTATTTCTCTATTCAAACCAAGTTTGTACAATTTCGTCTCTTTGGAGATATGTTCCGAACACTTTTTGAAAAAGAATCCTTTTCAAAGCAACAGAAGGGTACATCTGCCTTCCAAGCCTTCACAATTAGTACAGCATCTAGGGTAGGTACAGGAAACCTTGGTGGTGTCGCAACAGCAATTGCTGCAGGTGGCCCAGGTGCTGTGTTTTGGATGTGGGTTATTGCGTTGCTTGGTTCAGCAACAAGTTTTATCGAAAGCACACTAGCTCAAGTGTATAAAATTCCTGATAAGCAGGATGGCTATCGTGGTGGACCAGCTTATTATATGGAAAAAGGTCTGAAAAATAGAAAACTTGGGGTTGCGTTTGCTGTCTCAATTATCTTTACGTATGGACTTGTATTTAGCTCCGTTCAATCCAATACAATTCGCTTAGCATTTGAAGACTCTTTTGATGTTCAAAAGGGCGTTATGGCTGTAGTACTAACTGCACTTTCAGCTCTTGTCATTTTTGGTGGTCTGAAACGTATCGCACGCGTTACACAAGTTGTGGTACCCATTATGGCAGTCATATATTTAATATTTGCATTTGGTATCTTATTATTTAACCTTACTGAAATTCCAAGTCTAATTAACCTAATTGTACAAAACGCATTTGGAATTCGTGAAATTGCCGGTGGTGGCTTTGGTGCTGCAATTATGATGGGGATTAAGCGTGGACTATTCTCCAACGAAGCGGGAATGGGTAGTGCTCCAAACGCAGCAGCAACAGCTGAAGTTTCTCACCCTGTAAAACAAGGTTTAATTCAGACGCTTGGTGTATTTACAGATACAATCATCATTTGTAGTGCGACAGCATTTATCATTCTTCTTTCAGGTGATCCGTCTGAGTATATGAATACAGACCTTGAAAGTATTCAGCTTACGCAAAATGCATTTGCTGGACACCTGGGTGATTGGGCTGGAATCTTTGTAGCGATTGCGATCTTCTTGTTTGCTTTCAGTTCCATTATCGGAAATTACTATTATGGCGAAACAAACATGCAGTTTATTAAGAATAGTCGCTTGAACTTAAATGTGTATCGTGTAGCGGTATTAGCAATGGTTGTGTTCGGTGCAATGGCTCAAATGAGTCTTGTATGGGCTCTAGCTGACCTTTCCATGGCCATTATGGCATTAATTAACCTATATGCGATCACACGTCTCTTGAAAGTACTCAAAGTTGTACTTGCGGATTATATGAAAAAACGTAAAACGAATGACAAGACGAAGTTCTCCAAAGAGGATATTGAGGATCAATCGGGAATTGAAATGTGGTAA
- a CDS encoding alpha/beta fold hydrolase, translating into MLEHIIYENDKKEYIVLLHGIGGNSRVFFKQLKAYTKEYNVIAIHLPGHGKSAKPQDYNEPFSLKLVADEVKRLLASLKIDKAHFVGISLGSIIIHTILQNHPSIVKSAVLGGTITRFTPLSKLLINLGDLTKDVTPHMWLYRFFAWIMMPKSNHKNARSVFIKEAKKLRRDDLLAWFRIAKTVDKTHKFLEQKAKGIPRLYISGREDHLFLDPLKKDLANDQDAELIVLEQCGHVCNIEKGKEFNQASLRFLRQNSHHIHHAS; encoded by the coding sequence TTGTTAGAACACATCATCTATGAAAATGACAAAAAAGAATATATTGTACTTTTGCATGGGATTGGTGGAAATTCACGTGTGTTCTTTAAGCAATTAAAGGCGTACACGAAAGAATATAATGTTATTGCTATTCACTTACCTGGTCATGGAAAGTCAGCAAAACCTCAAGACTACAATGAACCGTTTTCGTTAAAACTAGTTGCAGATGAGGTTAAACGACTTCTGGCCTCACTTAAAATAGATAAAGCCCACTTTGTTGGGATTTCTCTTGGGTCAATCATTATTCATACGATCTTACAAAACCACCCTTCTATCGTGAAATCAGCAGTGTTAGGTGGAACAATTACGAGGTTCACACCACTTTCTAAACTTCTAATCAATTTGGGTGATTTAACTAAAGACGTTACCCCACACATGTGGTTATACCGTTTTTTCGCATGGATCATGATGCCAAAGTCAAATCATAAAAATGCTCGCAGCGTATTTATTAAAGAGGCCAAAAAATTAAGACGAGATGACCTTCTAGCATGGTTCCGTATTGCTAAAACCGTCGACAAAACTCATAAATTCCTTGAGCAAAAAGCGAAGGGCATTCCCCGACTTTACATTTCCGGCCGAGAGGATCACCTATTTCTAGATCCTCTAAAAAAAGATCTTGCCAATGACCAAGATGCAGAACTCATTGTGCTAGAGCAATGTGGACATGTTTGTAATATAGAAAAAGGAAAAGAGTTTAATCAAGCTTCTTTACGTTTCTTACGACAGAACAGTCATCACATCCACCATGCATCCTAG
- the proC gene encoding pyrroline-5-carboxylate reductase codes for MEQNIGFIGCGSMAQAMIGGMLSSELVGPHQVMASANSEKTLQEVQSKFEIETNVDNRVVASDSDILFIAVKPYKYEAVIHEVRQSVRDHTIVVTIAPGVSFEDMEKAFEREVKVVQAMPNTPSLVGAGMSAICPNTKVEDEELESVVHLFKSFGEVEVITESQMDAIPSISGSSPAYVYMMIEAMADGGVRQGLSREQSYRLASQAVLGAAKMVLESGLHPGELKDQVCSPGGATIAAVSQLEKEGFRGTVMSGMESCSEKVKGMGE; via the coding sequence ATGGAACAAAACATCGGGTTTATCGGTTGTGGGAGCATGGCTCAGGCAATGATTGGAGGTATGCTTTCCTCTGAACTTGTCGGTCCACATCAGGTAATGGCAAGTGCAAATTCTGAAAAAACCTTACAAGAGGTACAATCAAAATTTGAAATTGAAACAAATGTAGATAATCGGGTTGTGGCATCAGACTCAGACATTTTGTTTATCGCAGTGAAGCCATATAAATATGAAGCAGTTATTCATGAAGTACGCCAATCTGTTAGAGATCACACAATTGTAGTAACGATTGCACCAGGCGTTTCGTTTGAAGATATGGAGAAGGCTTTTGAGCGAGAAGTAAAAGTAGTACAAGCTATGCCTAATACACCTTCCTTAGTTGGTGCTGGGATGTCTGCTATTTGCCCAAATACTAAAGTGGAAGATGAAGAGTTGGAATCCGTTGTTCATCTTTTTAAAAGTTTTGGAGAAGTGGAAGTGATTACGGAATCTCAAATGGATGCTATCCCATCGATTAGTGGGTCATCACCTGCTTATGTGTATATGATGATTGAAGCTATGGCTGATGGAGGCGTGCGTCAGGGACTGTCTCGTGAACAATCATACCGACTAGCTTCTCAAGCTGTACTAGGTGCAGCCAAAATGGTTTTAGAATCAGGTTTACATCCAGGAGAGTTAAAGGATCAAGTTTGTTCACCAGGTGGCGCTACAATAGCAGCTGTCTCCCAACTTGAGAAAGAAGGATTCCGTGGAACCGTTATGTCTGGAATGGAAAGTTGTTCAGAGAAAGTGAAAGGTATGGGGGAGTAA
- a CDS encoding transcription repressor NadR: protein MSDKKLLGEERRERLLDLLKTSGEPIKGGDLAKQANVSRQVIVGDISLLKAKNEPIIATSQGYLYFTDPTKDHKYMRTIASTHTPEETEDELNLLVDHGVVIKDVSVEHPVYGDITASLHISNRKEVKQFIEKVRSNKASYLLELTGGIHMHTISASSEETLDDAVEALEGAGYLVRT, encoded by the coding sequence ATGAGTGATAAAAAATTACTAGGGGAAGAGCGACGCGAACGGTTACTGGATCTTCTCAAAACAAGTGGGGAGCCGATTAAAGGTGGCGATTTAGCTAAACAAGCTAATGTCAGCCGTCAGGTTATCGTCGGTGATATCTCATTATTAAAGGCAAAAAATGAACCCATTATTGCCACAAGCCAAGGGTATTTGTACTTTACAGATCCAACGAAGGACCATAAATACATGCGTACGATTGCATCTACTCATACCCCGGAAGAGACGGAGGACGAGTTGAACTTACTTGTAGACCATGGTGTTGTGATTAAAGATGTATCTGTAGAGCATCCGGTTTACGGTGATATAACAGCTTCCCTTCACATATCAAATCGTAAAGAAGTAAAACAATTTATTGAAAAAGTTCGATCCAACAAAGCTTCCTATCTGCTCGAATTAACAGGAGGCATCCACATGCACACTATATCCGCCTCATCGGAAGAAACACTGGATGATGCAGTGGAAGCACTTGAGGGAGCTGGCTATCTCGTAAGGACGTAA
- a CDS encoding S1C family serine protease, whose protein sequence is MRFEEQEQTENKQQDEKKSYFGWLFKFTTSAFIATVLLVAGTLTVFNYNNSAESTPKEVNATSEDNTIDSTDSNSSVVQAVEKASDAVVGVVKYGQSAPLSENSKAGTGSGVIYKKENGEAYVVTNHHVIDNAQSLEVILSSGDKVKAELLGSDPLTDLAVLKISADKVKQVAQFGSSDELKVGETAIAIGNPLGMKFAGSVTKGIISGKERTMPIDLNKDGNVDWKTDVLQTDAAINPGNSGGALVNIQGEVIGINSMKIAKEQVEGLGFAIPTSTALPIIEDLEKEGEVTRPYMGIQTRDLSTISNHHLQNTLKLPKDIQSGVLVGGVQQGTPAAEAGLQKYDAIVQVDGQKVESLVDLRKYLYEEKSVGDSIEIQFYRDGQKQTASLQLAK, encoded by the coding sequence ATGCGTTTTGAAGAACAGGAACAAACCGAAAATAAACAACAAGATGAAAAGAAAAGCTATTTTGGATGGTTATTCAAATTTACAACAAGCGCATTCATTGCAACAGTCCTTTTAGTAGCAGGTACCCTAACCGTATTTAATTATAACAATTCAGCCGAAAGCACTCCTAAAGAGGTGAATGCTACTTCAGAAGATAACACGATTGATTCAACAGACTCCAACTCTTCTGTGGTTCAGGCAGTTGAAAAAGCATCTGATGCAGTAGTAGGTGTAGTGAAATACGGACAATCAGCACCACTATCTGAAAACAGTAAAGCAGGAACCGGGTCTGGTGTTATTTATAAAAAAGAAAATGGAGAAGCATATGTGGTAACCAACCATCACGTCATCGATAACGCTCAGTCTCTTGAAGTCATTTTAAGTAGTGGAGATAAAGTTAAGGCTGAATTACTTGGAAGTGACCCTCTTACAGACTTAGCGGTTTTAAAAATCAGTGCAGATAAAGTGAAGCAAGTAGCGCAATTCGGGTCTTCTGATGAGCTTAAAGTTGGTGAGACTGCAATCGCTATCGGCAACCCATTAGGCATGAAGTTCGCAGGCTCTGTAACAAAAGGCATTATCAGTGGTAAAGAACGTACGATGCCAATTGACTTAAACAAAGATGGAAACGTTGATTGGAAGACCGATGTTCTCCAGACAGACGCAGCGATTAACCCAGGTAACAGTGGCGGGGCTCTTGTAAACATTCAAGGTGAAGTGATCGGCATTAACTCTATGAAAATAGCGAAAGAACAAGTAGAAGGATTAGGATTTGCTATTCCGACGTCTACAGCATTACCGATAATTGAAGACCTTGAAAAAGAAGGAGAAGTAACACGTCCTTACATGGGCATCCAAACAAGAGATCTTTCTACCATCTCAAACCACCACTTACAGAACACGTTAAAATTACCTAAAGACATTCAATCAGGCGTTCTAGTTGGTGGCGTACAACAAGGCACACCAGCAGCTGAAGCAGGTCTACAGAAATATGACGCCATTGTTCAAGTAGATGGGCAAAAAGTTGAATCCCTCGTAGACCTTAGAAAATATCTTTACGAAGAAAAATCTGTTGGTGACTCTATCGAGATCCAATTCTATCGAGATGGGCAAAAGCAAACAGCATCCCTTCAGCTAGCAAAATAA
- a CDS encoding gamma-type small acid-soluble spore protein, whose product MTNKKNTETDVFHIKNKNAHSGMTYNEVKEYIARTTGGHDTKKYSNTDVNEVKAEIAPKHTESNPY is encoded by the coding sequence ATGACGAACAAGAAAAATACCGAAACAGACGTGTTTCATATTAAAAATAAAAACGCACACTCCGGCATGACGTACAATGAAGTGAAAGAGTATATTGCCAGAACAACTGGCGGGCATGATACGAAAAAATATAGCAATACAGATGTAAATGAAGTAAAGGCTGAAATTGCGCCAAAACACACGGAAAGTAATCCTTATTAG
- a CDS encoding cell wall metabolism sensor histidine kinase WalK yields the protein MSKLRYDYRGERYLLALATPLEELQAIQSLYTMRLVAIFIIGIMVAVLFSYLLTKRLVTPLSRLKEEVNKIENRRFNEIQPVNATGEIGEVEQSVLDMAKELERYIHSQKHFFQNASHELKTPLMTIQGYAEGVKDGIFEGEKADRSLDLIVKESERLKKIVNEIILLAKLDSEEGIYHPENISIEKLLKETQERLHPLAAEKDVQVKIDVETNRELFVDEEKMLQALINIVSNGIRHAHHTVWLRSFERGGDQVLQIHDDGDGVPEDLLPQLFHRFVKGNEGETGLGLAISRAIIERSKGSIHVYNHENGGAVFEIIM from the coding sequence GTGTCAAAGCTGAGGTATGATTATCGCGGGGAACGATATTTGTTAGCCCTTGCGACGCCACTGGAGGAACTGCAAGCCATTCAATCGCTATATACCATGCGACTTGTAGCTATATTTATTATTGGAATCATGGTTGCGGTATTGTTTAGTTATTTATTAACGAAGAGGCTTGTCACACCTTTAAGTAGATTGAAAGAGGAAGTAAATAAAATTGAAAACCGCCGATTTAATGAGATCCAACCCGTCAATGCAACAGGAGAGATTGGTGAAGTAGAACAAAGTGTTTTAGATATGGCCAAAGAATTGGAGCGTTATATTCATTCACAGAAACACTTTTTCCAAAATGCTTCACACGAACTGAAAACACCACTTATGACTATTCAGGGGTATGCAGAAGGCGTGAAGGATGGCATTTTCGAGGGAGAGAAGGCTGATCGGAGCCTGGATCTTATTGTGAAAGAGAGCGAAAGATTAAAGAAAATCGTAAATGAAATCATATTGTTAGCGAAGCTTGATAGTGAAGAAGGGATTTATCATCCAGAGAATATATCCATTGAGAAGCTCTTAAAGGAAACCCAAGAGCGACTTCATCCACTTGCTGCTGAAAAGGATGTACAGGTGAAGATAGATGTAGAAACGAACCGAGAGCTTTTTGTTGATGAAGAAAAGATGCTCCAGGCTCTAATTAATATCGTAAGTAATGGAATACGACATGCTCATCATACAGTTTGGTTACGATCGTTTGAAAGAGGTGGTGATCAAGTTCTGCAAATTCATGATGATGGAGACGGGGTACCTGAAGACCTTCTTCCACAGCTGTTTCATCGATTTGTTAAAGGGAATGAAGGGGAGACAGGTTTAGGACTCGCTATTTCCCGGGCTATTATTGAACGAAGTAAAGGAAGTATTCATGTATATAATCATGAAAATGGTGGAGCGGTATTTGAGATAATAATGTAA
- a CDS encoding NAD(P)/FAD-dependent oxidoreductase, whose translation MQDRDVTIIGAGITGIMAANTLRKEGIKDIHVIEKSKSVGGRLATRRIENGKADHGAQFFTVRTSTLQEYADAWVEKGWVKHWFGDPYPRYTSVDGMNHLVKRLSENIQVTLQAKVMDIKEVPGGFQVTLDNEESFKTGAILITAPVPQAVELLQNQTLTLNVERIKELSNIQFQRALVGMFTMSKSTSLPSNGHVDKGLPEGVERIVDHHKKGISSIPVVSVYMRGEWSDHNFLHQDELTLRAIKESVMDYIEPLHVKDEQLKKWRYAQASSMINQSYVNVHQVLPLYVAGDAFLRPTDQAGRTRFESAFLSGIDVGNQLATMMKGI comes from the coding sequence ATGCAAGATCGTGATGTAACGATTATAGGTGCAGGAATTACAGGAATAATGGCAGCAAACACTCTGCGAAAAGAAGGAATTAAAGATATACATGTTATTGAGAAAAGTAAAAGTGTGGGTGGACGTTTGGCTACTCGTCGAATAGAGAACGGGAAAGCGGATCATGGCGCTCAATTTTTCACCGTACGAACAAGTACACTTCAAGAGTATGCTGATGCTTGGGTTGAGAAAGGATGGGTTAAGCACTGGTTTGGTGATCCTTACCCAAGGTACACAAGTGTAGACGGCATGAATCATTTGGTGAAAAGGTTATCTGAAAATATACAGGTTACACTGCAAGCAAAAGTCATGGATATCAAAGAAGTGCCTGGTGGTTTTCAGGTCACATTGGATAATGAGGAGTCCTTTAAAACAGGAGCGATTTTAATTACGGCTCCAGTTCCTCAGGCAGTAGAACTATTACAAAATCAAACATTAACGTTGAATGTGGAACGAATTAAAGAACTATCAAACATCCAGTTTCAGAGGGCTTTAGTAGGTATGTTTACAATGAGCAAAAGTACATCACTTCCTTCAAATGGTCATGTTGATAAAGGGTTACCTGAAGGCGTTGAACGGATTGTTGACCACCATAAAAAAGGGATTTCAAGTATTCCTGTTGTCAGTGTTTATATGAGAGGGGAATGGAGTGACCATAATTTCCTTCATCAAGATGAGTTGACACTTAGAGCTATAAAGGAGTCTGTAATGGATTATATAGAACCTCTCCATGTGAAAGATGAGCAGTTAAAAAAATGGCGTTATGCTCAGGCTAGCTCGATGATCAATCAATCTTATGTAAATGTGCATCAAGTTCTTCCTTTATATGTAGCAGGGGATGCCTTTCTTAGGCCAACTGATCAAGCAGGGCGTACACGATTTGAGAGTGCATTTTTATCAGGGATAGATGTGGGAAACCAACTCGCCACAATGATGAAAGGGATATAG
- a CDS encoding cysteine desulfurase family protein, whose product MKYFDYAATCPIDEEALDAYVKASKEYFGNTSSLHDVGGKALTLLEQCRETIANLTGVNSKDISFTSGGTESNFLAIHALLDANQEKGNHIILSQSEHSSVQNAVKKLEQQGYRVSRIPLTPEGIIDLDILREEITQETALISIHHVNPEIGTIQPIEEISVLCKKYGILLHSDCVQSFGKMDLKQVTPLLDSFCLSSHKVYGPKGIGALYINPSLTYQPYLPDVAHEKGVRAGTVNVPAIAGFTVAAQKMHQDLGKQQNHQHTLVEAFSAALDPVKEYVEIFHPSSDQGFSSIVGLCVKEVEGQWLMLEGNRNGYAFSTGSACASGQQEPSKTLMAMGYSKDKAKTFIRISFGNDHTIQDVKDLAQYLVQTIEGRHQVVLQ is encoded by the coding sequence ATGAAATATTTCGATTACGCTGCTACGTGTCCCATTGATGAGGAAGCATTAGATGCGTACGTAAAAGCTTCAAAAGAATATTTTGGAAATACAAGTAGTTTGCATGATGTTGGGGGGAAAGCTTTAACATTATTAGAACAGTGTAGAGAAACGATAGCTAATTTAACAGGTGTAAACTCAAAAGACATATCTTTTACTAGTGGTGGTACAGAAAGTAATTTTTTAGCGATTCATGCATTGTTGGATGCCAATCAAGAGAAAGGAAACCATATCATCCTATCTCAGTCTGAGCATTCATCCGTTCAAAATGCAGTGAAGAAGCTAGAACAACAAGGGTATCGTGTGTCTAGAATACCGTTAACTCCAGAAGGAATCATTGATTTAGATATACTTCGGGAGGAGATAACACAGGAAACAGCACTTATTTCGATTCACCATGTGAATCCTGAAATCGGAACTATTCAACCTATAGAGGAAATAAGTGTGCTATGCAAAAAGTATGGGATTTTGTTACACAGTGATTGTGTCCAATCATTTGGGAAAATGGATCTTAAGCAGGTGACACCTCTCTTAGATAGTTTTTGTTTATCTAGTCATAAAGTGTATGGTCCTAAAGGGATCGGAGCGTTATATATAAATCCATCTTTAACGTATCAACCTTATTTACCTGACGTTGCACACGAAAAAGGGGTTCGTGCAGGAACCGTTAACGTCCCAGCAATTGCAGGATTTACGGTTGCTGCTCAAAAAATGCATCAAGATTTAGGAAAACAACAAAATCACCAGCATACATTGGTGGAAGCTTTTAGTGCTGCTTTAGACCCTGTGAAAGAATATGTAGAAATTTTTCACCCGTCTTCTGATCAAGGTTTCTCTTCCATTGTCGGCTTGTGTGTAAAAGAGGTTGAAGGACAGTGGCTAATGCTAGAAGGAAATCGGAATGGTTATGCTTTCTCAACAGGAAGTGCTTGTGCTAGTGGACAACAAGAACCTTCCAAAACCTTAATGGCAATGGGATATTCAAAGGACAAGGCCAAAACATTTATCCGAATCTCTTTTGGAAACGATCATACGATCCAGGATGTAAAAGATCTTGCACAGTACCTTGTTCAAACCATCGAAGGACGTCATCAGGTTGTGCTACAATAA